Proteins from one Candidatus Caccoplasma merdavium genomic window:
- a CDS encoding TonB-dependent receptor, giving the protein MKAKKLCFLFFFFLATTPVFCEIKGMLSGRVVTRGNEAVTFATAHLKGSGRGSQTDKEGIFRIKAPVGKYTLIVTALGYKTVEREVEIVDGKRVKLDIVVEPEVKALREVAVTGTNGVSRINRSAYNAVAIDAKGLHNTTRDLAGTLAKVPGVKVRESGGVGSSTAITLDGFSGKHVKVFIDGVPQEGVGSSFGLNNIPINFADRIEVYKGVVPVGFGTDALGGVINIVTNRQRRRWHVDASYSYGSFNTHKSHIDFGQRLDNGFVYELTAFQNYSDNNYRVDAPIKYFKDDGTTDFDTEKTQRVKRFHDTYHNEAVVAKIGVENKSWADRLLVGFTYSNMYQEIQTGVRQKTVFGEKHRRGHSFMPSLEYSKRDLFTPGLDVVFTANYNRNATFNVDTARYEYNWLGEKKVMNSRGEQSYQHTRSDNNNGNATLTLNYRIGSMHLLTFNNVWNAFRRDNTSLLAEEEATDAIAKETRKNIAGLSYRLSPSKHWNLSLFGKHYRQQVAGPMAVDDNASDYVRTSRTSNSWGYGVAGTYFIVSKLQAKASYERACRLPTIEELFGDEDLESGEVTLRPEKSHNVNLNLSYNPTFGMHTLYLEAGFVYRNTSDYIQRNIQDLSGGKENATYINYGKVLTQGVNLSARYSFDKWLSLGGNFTQMDVRDNEKYQIGSTGKQVENIAYRSRMPNVPYLFADSDINLYWHDLFGKGNLLTVTYENLYLHSFSYYSQAVGKKSNFVVPDQFSHNLTLTYSLRNGRYNFSFECRNLTDERLYDNFSLQKAGRAFYGKVRICFGN; this is encoded by the coding sequence ATGAAGGCAAAAAAACTCTGTTTTCTCTTTTTCTTTTTTTTAGCCACCACACCTGTTTTCTGCGAAATAAAAGGAATGCTCTCGGGGCGCGTCGTCACCCGCGGCAACGAAGCCGTCACCTTTGCCACCGCCCACCTCAAAGGCTCTGGCCGTGGCAGCCAAACCGACAAAGAGGGGATTTTCCGCATCAAAGCGCCGGTCGGGAAATACACGCTGATTGTCACCGCACTCGGCTACAAGACAGTAGAGCGGGAGGTCGAAATCGTCGATGGAAAGAGGGTAAAACTCGACATCGTCGTCGAGCCCGAAGTCAAGGCGTTGCGCGAAGTTGCCGTAACCGGCACCAACGGGGTGAGCCGCATCAACCGCTCGGCCTACAACGCCGTGGCCATCGACGCCAAGGGGCTGCACAACACGACCCGCGACCTGGCCGGCACGCTGGCCAAAGTACCCGGCGTGAAGGTGCGCGAATCGGGCGGCGTGGGGTCGAGTACCGCCATCACGCTCGACGGGTTCAGCGGGAAACACGTCAAGGTATTCATCGACGGCGTACCGCAAGAGGGGGTGGGCAGCTCGTTCGGGCTGAACAACATTCCCATCAACTTTGCCGACCGCATCGAAGTTTATAAAGGGGTAGTGCCGGTAGGGTTCGGCACCGATGCCTTGGGGGGAGTCATCAACATCGTCACCAACCGCCAACGCCGGCGCTGGCATGTCGATGCCTCCTACTCCTACGGCTCGTTCAACACCCACAAGTCGCACATCGACTTCGGGCAACGGCTCGACAACGGCTTCGTCTATGAACTCACGGCATTCCAGAACTACTCCGACAACAACTACCGGGTCGACGCCCCGATAAAATATTTCAAGGACGACGGCACCACCGACTTCGATACCGAGAAGACCCAACGTGTGAAGCGGTTTCACGACACCTACCACAACGAAGCCGTCGTGGCGAAAATCGGCGTCGAAAACAAATCCTGGGCCGACCGACTGCTCGTCGGTTTCACCTACTCCAACATGTACCAGGAGATACAGACGGGCGTGCGCCAAAAGACCGTCTTCGGCGAGAAACACCGCCGGGGACACTCGTTCATGCCTTCGCTCGAATACAGCAAGCGCGACCTCTTCACGCCGGGCCTCGATGTCGTATTCACGGCCAACTACAACCGCAATGCCACCTTCAACGTCGACACCGCCCGTTACGAATACAACTGGCTCGGTGAGAAAAAGGTGATGAACTCCCGCGGCGAGCAGTCGTACCAACACACCCGCTCGGACAACAACAACGGCAACGCGACCCTCACACTCAACTACCGCATCGGCTCGATGCACCTGCTCACGTTCAACAACGTGTGGAACGCCTTCCGTCGTGACAACACCTCGCTGCTGGCCGAAGAGGAGGCTACCGACGCCATCGCCAAGGAGACCCGCAAGAACATCGCCGGCCTCTCCTACCGCCTCTCCCCTTCGAAACACTGGAACCTGTCGCTCTTCGGGAAACATTACCGGCAGCAGGTGGCCGGCCCCATGGCCGTCGACGACAACGCCAGCGACTATGTGCGCACCAGCCGCACCAGCAACAGCTGGGGATATGGCGTGGCCGGCACCTATTTTATTGTCAGTAAGTTACAAGCCAAAGCCTCATATGAGAGAGCCTGCCGGCTGCCCACCATCGAAGAGCTCTTCGGCGACGAAGACCTGGAAAGCGGCGAAGTAACCCTGCGACCCGAGAAGAGCCACAACGTCAATCTCAACCTGAGCTACAACCCGACCTTCGGCATGCACACCCTCTACCTCGAAGCGGGATTCGTCTACCGCAACACCAGCGACTACATTCAGCGCAACATACAAGACCTGAGCGGCGGCAAAGAGAACGCCACCTACATCAACTACGGCAAAGTCCTGACGCAAGGGGTCAACCTCTCGGCCCGGTACAGTTTCGACAAATGGCTCAGTCTCGGAGGCAACTTCACTCAGATGGACGTGCGCGACAACGAGAAGTACCAAATAGGCAGCACAGGCAAACAGGTCGAAAACATCGCCTACCGCTCGCGCATGCCCAACGTGCCCTATCTTTTTGCCGACAGCGACATCAACCTCTACTGGCACGACTTGTTCGGGAAAGGCAACCTGCTCACGGTAACCTACGAAAACCTCTATCTGCACAGTTTCTCCTACTACTCGCAGGCCGTGGGGAAAAAGAGCAACTTCGTCGTGCCCGACCAGTTCTCGCACAACCTGACGCTCACTTACAGTCTACGGAACGGGCGGTACAACTTCTCCTTCGAATGCCGCAACCTCACCGACGAACGGCTGTACGACAATTTCAGTCTGCAAAAAGCCGGGCGGGCCTTTTACGGCAAAGTACGCATCTGCTTCGGCAACTGA
- a CDS encoding succinate dehydrogenase/fumarate reductase iron-sulfur subunit, whose translation MEKNINITLRIWRQKGPKEKGAFKEYSLQNISTESSFLEMLDVLNEQLINNGEDPVVFDHDCREGICGMCSLYINGHPHGPDEDVTTCQLHMRKFNDGDVITVEPWRSAGFPVIRDLMVDRSAFDKIMQAGGYISVNTGGVPDANAIPIPKANADEAMDAATCIGCGACVAACKNGSAMLFVSAKVSQLALLPQGRIEAARRAKAMLSKMDELGFGNCTNTGACEAECPKNISITNIARLNREFIKAKLKD comes from the coding sequence ATGGAAAAAAATATCAACATAACGCTCCGAATCTGGCGTCAGAAAGGCCCCAAAGAAAAAGGCGCTTTCAAAGAGTATTCGCTCCAAAACATCTCCACCGAGAGTTCGTTCCTCGAAATGCTCGACGTTCTCAACGAACAACTCATCAACAACGGTGAAGACCCCGTCGTTTTCGACCACGACTGCCGCGAAGGTATCTGCGGCATGTGCTCGCTCTACATCAACGGACACCCCCACGGGCCCGACGAAGATGTAACGACCTGCCAGCTGCACATGCGTAAGTTCAACGACGGCGATGTCATCACGGTAGAGCCGTGGCGTTCGGCCGGGTTCCCGGTCATTCGCGACCTGATGGTCGACCGCAGCGCCTTCGACAAAATCATGCAAGCCGGCGGTTACATCTCGGTCAACACCGGCGGTGTTCCCGATGCCAATGCCATACCCATTCCCAAAGCCAACGCCGATGAGGCCATGGACGCCGCTACCTGCATCGGTTGCGGAGCCTGCGTAGCCGCCTGCAAAAACGGCTCGGCCATGCTCTTCGTCTCGGCCAAGGTGAGCCAGCTCGCCCTGCTGCCCCAAGGCCGCATCGAAGCCGCCCGCCGCGCCAAGGCCATGCTCTCGAAGATGGACGAACTGGGATTTGGCAACTGCACCAACACCGGCGCCTGCGAAGCCGAATGCCCCAAAAACATCTCGATTACCAACATCGCCCGCCTCAACCGCGAGTTTATCAAGGCCAAACTGAAAGACTAA
- a CDS encoding fumarate reductase/succinate dehydrogenase flavoprotein subunit, whose protein sequence is MEAKTQQEAPQAATQPAAKKIDSKIPEGPLAEKWTNYKSHQKLVNPANKRRLDIIVVGTGLAGASAAASLGEMGFNVLSFCIQDSPRRAHSIAAQGGINAAKNYQNDGDSVYRLFYDTIKGGDYRAREANVYRLAEVSNSIIDQCVAQGVPFAREYGGLLDNRSFGGAQVSRTFYAKGQTGQQLLLGAYSALSRQVKKGTVKLFPRHEMLDLVIIDGRARGIIARNLITGKIERYAAHAVVIATGGYGRTFFLSTNAMGSNGSAAMQCYRKGAYFANPAFAQIHPTCIPVHGEFQSKLTLMSESLRNDGRIWVPKKKEDAEAIRAGKLKPTDIKEEDRDYYLERRYPAFGNLVPRDVASRAAKERCDAGYGIGSTGLAVYLDFASAIERLGEDVVRARYGNLFQMYEKIVDENPYKTPMKIYPAIHYTMGGIWVDYELSTSIPGLFAIGEANFSDHGANRLGASALMQGLADGYFVLPYTIQNYLSDQITVPRFSTSLPEFVQAEKDVNARIAKLMNIKGKRSVDSIHKELGHIMWEFVGMGRTKEGLEIALEKIKEVKKEFWTNVHIPGEANTLNVELEKALRLADFIEIGHLMALDALNRNESCGGHFREEYQTPDGEALRQDDKYMYVSCWEYQGDDKEPVMYKEELKYEAIKVQQRNYKQ, encoded by the coding sequence ATGGAGGCTAAAACCCAACAGGAAGCCCCGCAAGCTGCAACCCAACCGGCTGCAAAAAAAATCGACTCCAAAATTCCCGAAGGCCCCTTGGCCGAAAAGTGGACCAACTATAAAAGCCACCAGAAACTGGTGAACCCCGCCAACAAACGCCGCCTCGACATCATCGTCGTAGGTACCGGCCTGGCCGGCGCATCGGCTGCCGCATCGCTCGGTGAAATGGGATTCAACGTGCTGAGTTTCTGCATTCAAGACTCTCCCCGCCGCGCCCACTCCATCGCTGCACAAGGAGGTATCAATGCCGCCAAGAACTACCAGAACGACGGCGACAGCGTGTACCGCCTCTTCTACGACACCATCAAGGGCGGCGACTACCGCGCCCGCGAAGCCAACGTTTACCGTCTGGCCGAAGTGTCAAACTCCATCATCGACCAATGCGTGGCACAAGGCGTACCCTTCGCCCGTGAATACGGCGGATTGCTCGACAACCGTTCGTTCGGTGGTGCCCAAGTGTCGCGTACTTTCTATGCCAAAGGACAGACCGGCCAGCAACTGTTGCTCGGCGCCTACTCGGCATTGAGCCGCCAAGTGAAGAAAGGCACCGTGAAACTCTTCCCCCGCCACGAAATGCTCGACCTCGTCATCATCGACGGCCGTGCCCGCGGTATCATTGCCCGCAACCTCATCACCGGTAAGATAGAGCGCTATGCCGCCCACGCCGTGGTCATCGCCACCGGTGGTTACGGCCGCACCTTCTTCCTCTCGACCAACGCCATGGGCTCGAACGGCTCGGCAGCCATGCAATGCTATCGCAAAGGCGCCTACTTCGCCAACCCCGCCTTCGCACAGATTCACCCGACCTGCATTCCCGTACACGGCGAATTCCAGTCGAAACTCACCCTCATGTCGGAGTCGCTCCGCAACGACGGCCGCATCTGGGTACCCAAGAAAAAAGAAGACGCCGAAGCCATTCGCGCCGGCAAACTGAAACCCACCGACATCAAGGAAGAAGACCGCGACTACTACTTGGAGCGCCGCTACCCGGCCTTCGGTAACCTCGTGCCCCGCGACGTGGCCTCGCGTGCCGCCAAAGAGCGTTGCGACGCCGGCTACGGCATCGGTTCGACCGGCTTGGCCGTATATCTCGACTTTGCCTCGGCCATCGAACGCCTCGGTGAAGACGTGGTTCGCGCCCGCTATGGCAACCTCTTCCAGATGTACGAAAAAATCGTAGACGAGAACCCCTATAAGACCCCGATGAAAATCTACCCGGCCATTCACTACACGATGGGCGGTATTTGGGTCGATTACGAACTGAGCACCTCCATTCCCGGCCTCTTCGCCATCGGTGAAGCCAACTTCTCCGACCACGGAGCCAACCGTCTGGGAGCATCGGCCCTGATGCAAGGTCTCGCCGATGGATATTTCGTATTGCCCTATACGATACAGAACTACCTCTCCGACCAAATCACCGTGCCCCGTTTCAGCACCAGCCTACCCGAGTTTGTGCAAGCCGAGAAAGACGTAAACGCCCGCATCGCCAAACTGATGAACATCAAGGGTAAACGTTCGGTCGACTCCATTCACAAAGAGCTCGGCCACATCATGTGGGAATTCGTGGGTATGGGCCGCACCAAAGAGGGTCTCGAAATCGCCCTTGAAAAAATCAAGGAGGTGAAGAAAGAGTTCTGGACCAACGTGCATATCCCCGGCGAAGCCAACACGCTCAACGTCGAGCTGGAAAAAGCCCTGCGTCTGGCCGACTTCATCGAGATAGGCCACCTCATGGCCCTCGATGCCCTCAACCGCAACGAGTCGTGCGGCGGACACTTCCGTGAGGAATACCAGACCCCCGATGGAGAGGCTCTGCGTCAGGACGACAAATATATGTATGTAAGTTGCTGGGAGTACCAAGGCGACGACAAAGAACCCGTCATGTATAAAGAGGAGTTGAAATACGAAGCCATCAAGGTACAACAACGTAATTACAAACAATAA
- a CDS encoding succinate dehydrogenase cytochrome b subunit — MWLLNSSIGKKVVMSLTGLFLILFLTFHMSMNLVAIFSEEGYNAVCEFLGANWYALAGTAVIAAGAVLHILFALWLTYINRRARGKDRYKVTERPKDVEWASQNMLVLGIIVVLGIALHLYQFWFKMQFNEITGILPEVNPHDGYGLIVETLGNPIVAVIYLVWFVAIWFHLTHGFWSAIQTLGWNNKIWLSRWKCISNIYTTILCLGFAVVAIYFGFIA, encoded by the coding sequence ATGTGGTTATTAAACTCATCAATCGGGAAAAAGGTGGTGATGAGCCTCACCGGTCTTTTTCTTATCTTGTTCCTGACATTCCACATGTCGATGAACTTGGTGGCCATCTTCTCGGAAGAGGGCTACAACGCGGTGTGTGAATTCTTGGGAGCCAACTGGTATGCCTTGGCAGGTACCGCCGTCATCGCAGCCGGTGCAGTACTGCACATTCTCTTTGCCTTGTGGCTGACCTACATCAACCGTCGGGCCCGCGGAAAAGACCGTTACAAAGTGACCGAAAGACCCAAAGATGTCGAATGGGCCTCCCAGAACATGCTTGTATTGGGCATCATCGTCGTATTGGGCATCGCATTGCACTTGTACCAATTCTGGTTCAAAATGCAGTTCAACGAAATCACCGGCATTCTGCCCGAAGTGAACCCCCACGACGGATACGGTCTCATCGTCGAGACGCTCGGCAACCCCATCGTGGCCGTCATCTACCTGGTATGGTTCGTGGCCATCTGGTTCCACCTCACCCACGGTTTTTGGAGCGCCATTCAGACGCTGGGCTGGAACAACAAAATCTGGCTGTCGCGCTGGAAATGCATCTCCAACATCTACACGACCATTCTCTGCCTCGGATTTGCTGTGGTAGCCATCTATTTCGGTTTCATAGCATAA
- a CDS encoding endonuclease/exonuclease/phosphatase family protein: protein MNHSHGTKNDNSSKPGKNKKKGVKIFSAAYRILALSINLVAGGLLLVAAYSDLIPPDRFAPALFFTLAYPLFFFLEVSLLLLQLFIRPRKYALLPVIFLLLSFGSARNYFPVHINWGSPKEGITLLTYNIQSFGQAASTSGGKSNTILDLLRDSEADIICLQEYSNQPTKRQQLTQRGIERVLSEYPYHHVYKPSLYHTGIACYSKYPIKKVETISFDESSNRACLYQFSIDGKPLTLINCHLESNHLEHKDRELYEQIAKHPTQSTDLLPQAKNQLLKKLARAGAMRAKQARAIRAFAEEIPGAVVICGDFNDTPQSYAYRKIRGDFGDAYVSTGFGPGITYHESGMWFRIDHILHNDALRATDSRIIHKSYSDHYPVMATLQWNQRSD, encoded by the coding sequence ATGAATCACTCTCACGGGACGAAAAACGACAACTCTTCGAAGCCGGGAAAAAATAAGAAAAAGGGCGTAAAGATTTTTTCGGCCGCCTACCGGATACTGGCTCTGAGCATCAACCTCGTCGCGGGCGGGCTGCTGCTCGTAGCCGCATACAGCGACCTGATTCCGCCCGACCGTTTTGCACCGGCACTCTTCTTCACGCTGGCCTATCCCTTATTCTTTTTCCTCGAAGTGTCGCTCCTGCTGCTGCAACTCTTCATTCGTCCACGGAAATATGCCCTTCTTCCCGTGATTTTCCTGCTGCTTTCATTCGGGTCGGCCCGCAACTACTTTCCCGTGCACATAAACTGGGGAAGCCCCAAGGAGGGAATCACCCTGCTCACCTACAACATACAGAGTTTCGGCCAGGCCGCATCGACCAGCGGCGGGAAGAGCAACACGATTCTCGACCTGCTGCGCGACAGCGAGGCCGATATCATCTGCCTGCAAGAATACAGCAACCAACCGACCAAAAGGCAACAGCTCACCCAAAGAGGCATAGAACGGGTGCTGTCGGAATACCCCTACCACCACGTCTACAAACCCAGCCTCTACCACACGGGCATCGCCTGCTACTCGAAATACCCTATCAAGAAGGTCGAGACCATCTCTTTCGACGAATCAAGCAACCGGGCCTGCCTCTACCAGTTCTCCATCGACGGGAAGCCGCTCACGCTCATCAACTGCCATCTCGAATCGAACCATCTCGAACACAAAGACCGGGAACTGTATGAGCAGATAGCCAAACACCCGACCCAATCGACCGACCTCCTGCCCCAAGCCAAAAACCAACTCCTGAAAAAACTGGCCCGCGCAGGTGCCATGCGCGCCAAGCAAGCCCGTGCCATACGCGCGTTTGCCGAGGAGATACCGGGCGCCGTCGTCATCTGCGGCGACTTCAACGACACGCCCCAGTCCTATGCCTACCGCAAGATACGCGGCGATTTCGGCGATGCGTATGTGTCGACGGGATTCGGCCCGGGCATCACCTACCACGAGTCGGGAATGTGGTTCCGCATCGACCACATTCTGCACAACGACGCCCTGCGGGCGACCGACAGCCGCATCATACACAAAAGCTACTCCGACCACTACCCCGTAATGGCAACCTTGCAATGGAATCAACGGTCAGATTAG
- a CDS encoding rhomboid family intramembrane serine protease codes for MGIFDDLRLKYNTGQLPIKFIFINVGLFLVVRLSDIICTLMGSPFSVAPYLELPSDPTLLLHRPYTVISYMFFQYDLLHLLFNMLWLYWFGQLFLLFFNAKQFGGVYILGGLSGAVLYLAAYNLLPYFAASRGMLLGASAAVLGVVFAVSAYAPDYKIRLFLLGNVSLKYIALITVLLDLLSITSQNAGGHIAHIGGALFGYLFARQYKTGRDLTKSFNRMVDQFVLLFKPGTPSSRPFKKSRPNRTRNVSDEEYLRRRQEKTVEIDRILDKIKQSGYESLSRDEKRQLFEAGKK; via the coding sequence ATGGGTATTTTTGATGACCTGCGCCTGAAATACAACACGGGGCAACTGCCGATAAAGTTTATCTTCATCAACGTCGGCCTGTTCCTTGTCGTGCGGCTCTCCGACATCATCTGCACCTTGATGGGCAGTCCGTTCTCGGTAGCGCCCTATCTCGAACTGCCGTCCGACCCCACCCTCCTGCTGCATCGGCCCTACACGGTCATCAGCTACATGTTTTTCCAGTATGACCTGCTGCACCTGCTCTTCAACATGCTGTGGCTCTACTGGTTCGGGCAGCTCTTCCTCCTGTTTTTCAACGCCAAGCAGTTTGGCGGGGTCTATATCCTGGGCGGGTTGAGCGGAGCCGTGCTCTACCTGGCGGCCTACAACCTGCTGCCCTATTTCGCCGCCAGCCGAGGCATGCTGCTGGGCGCATCGGCCGCCGTACTGGGCGTCGTGTTTGCCGTGTCGGCCTACGCCCCCGACTATAAAATAAGGCTGTTCCTGCTGGGCAATGTCTCGCTCAAATACATTGCCCTGATCACCGTGCTGCTCGACCTGCTGAGCATCACGTCCCAAAATGCGGGCGGACACATTGCCCACATCGGAGGCGCCCTCTTCGGCTACCTTTTTGCCCGGCAATACAAAACCGGCCGCGACTTGACAAAAAGTTTCAACCGTATGGTCGACCAATTTGTTCTTCTCTTCAAACCGGGAACCCCAAGCAGCCGCCCGTTCAAAAAGAGCCGCCCAAACCGCACAAGGAATGTCAGCGACGAAGAATATTTGCGACGCCGGCAAGAGAAAACGGTCGAAATAGACCGCATTCTCGACAAAATAAAACAATCGGGATATGAATCACTCTCACGGGACGAAAAACGACAACTCTTCGAAGCCGGGAAAAAATAA
- a CDS encoding rhomboid family intramembrane serine protease: MIENRSNFLSSIPPVTKNLIIINLLLWLATIVFKKTLGIDLVEYMGLHYFQAERFNAAQMVTYMFMHDPYSFGHVFFNMFSVFIFGRTLEMVWGGKRFLVFYIITGLGAGLIQEITWYLSLHEAIAHTEAAIGWEHTQMMLNNIITIGASGAVFGILLAFGMLFPNAELFLMFIPIPIKAKYFVIGYGLIELFLGIRSSSGGGDNIAHFAHLGGMLFGLILILYWRKKGGSRNGYF, translated from the coding sequence ATGATTGAAAACCGGTCAAATTTTCTCAGCAGCATTCCGCCTGTCACCAAAAACCTGATTATTATCAACTTGTTGCTATGGCTGGCAACCATTGTCTTCAAGAAAACCCTCGGTATCGACCTGGTCGAATACATGGGGCTGCACTACTTCCAGGCCGAACGTTTCAACGCCGCACAGATGGTGACCTACATGTTCATGCACGACCCCTATTCGTTCGGGCATGTATTCTTCAACATGTTCTCGGTCTTCATTTTCGGCCGCACGCTCGAAATGGTGTGGGGCGGGAAACGTTTCCTTGTCTTTTACATCATCACCGGCCTCGGCGCCGGGCTGATACAGGAAATCACCTGGTACCTCTCCCTGCATGAAGCCATTGCCCATACCGAAGCCGCCATCGGCTGGGAGCACACGCAAATGATGCTCAACAACATCATCACCATCGGAGCCTCGGGTGCCGTGTTCGGCATTTTGCTGGCCTTCGGCATGCTGTTCCCCAACGCCGAGCTCTTCCTGATGTTTATCCCTATCCCCATCAAGGCCAAATATTTCGTCATCGGCTACGGACTCATCGAGCTCTTCCTGGGTATTCGCAGCAGCAGCGGCGGCGGTGACAACATCGCCCACTTTGCCCACCTGGGCGGCATGCTCTTCGGCCTCATACTCATTCTCTACTGGCGCAAGAAAGGAGGCAGCCGCAATGGGTATTTTTGA
- a CDS encoding HU family DNA-binding protein, with the protein MNKTDLIAAVAEKAGLAKTDTKKALEAFVATVSEELAKGEKIALIGFGTFSVSEKSARTGINPATKQTITIPAKKVVKFKAGAELADKVK; encoded by the coding sequence ATGAACAAAACAGATTTGATTGCTGCTGTTGCAGAAAAAGCCGGCTTGGCCAAGACCGACACCAAAAAGGCGTTGGAAGCATTTGTTGCTACCGTATCGGAAGAGTTGGCAAAAGGTGAAAAAATCGCTTTGATTGGTTTCGGAACTTTCTCTGTCAGCGAGAAAAGTGCAAGAACCGGTATCAATCCCGCTACCAAACAGACCATCACCATTCCGGCTAAGAAAGTGGTAAAATTCAAAGCCGGTGCAGAATTGGCCGACAAAGTAAAATAA
- a CDS encoding S41 family peptidase — translation MKRLTTLLLLPLLLLTGTAMAQTPKENDRRASTENRREEQPRRFNALNKINMVAAAVSRLYVDVVDEDTLAEKTIAAMLKQLDPHSTYLPPHEAKQTLETLSGRFDGIGVQINMLNDTLLVVQTIVGGPSEKAGILPGDRIVTVDDTLVAGVKRPINDIITMLRGKRGSKVSVGVVRRGVSEPITFKITRDKIPVNSIDATYMLDDSTGYIRLSRFAEKSAEEMEKAVKSLRKEGMRRLILDLQGNGGGYLNVAVAIADMFLDKDQLIVYTEGRNTRRAQEKASGKPLLPDERVVVMVDELSASASEILAGALQDWDRAVVVGRRTFGKGLVQRPITLPDQSLLRLTVARYHTPTGRCIQRPYVKGESEAYEQDLNERFIHGELMNADSIHFTDSLTYKTLRTGRTVYGGGGIMPDVFVGLDTTRYTAYHRQLLRSGVLNRSVYTYLDSHRKELNAKYRRVQRFIDQYVIDDDLLKLLDELAARSGITPKDAAEREQAMPLIATHLKALLARDLYNDASAFYKIYNPTDPTYLKAVEIIRTEAYPSLLGE, via the coding sequence ATGAAAAGGCTCACGACACTCCTGCTGCTCCCCCTCCTGCTGCTGACGGGGACGGCAATGGCACAAACCCCGAAAGAAAACGACCGACGCGCATCGACCGAGAATCGTCGCGAGGAACAACCCCGCCGCTTCAATGCGCTCAACAAGATAAACATGGTGGCAGCCGCCGTCTCGCGTCTTTATGTCGACGTGGTCGACGAAGACACCCTCGCCGAAAAGACCATCGCCGCCATGCTCAAACAACTCGACCCCCACTCGACCTACCTGCCACCCCATGAAGCGAAGCAGACGCTCGAAACCCTGTCGGGCCGCTTCGACGGCATCGGGGTGCAGATAAACATGCTCAACGACACGCTGCTCGTCGTGCAGACCATCGTCGGCGGACCTTCGGAAAAAGCGGGCATCTTGCCCGGCGACCGCATCGTGACGGTCGACGACACCCTCGTGGCCGGCGTGAAACGTCCCATCAACGACATCATCACCATGCTGCGGGGCAAGCGGGGCAGCAAAGTCTCGGTAGGTGTCGTGCGGCGCGGCGTAAGCGAACCGATAACATTCAAAATCACCCGCGATAAAATCCCGGTAAACAGCATCGACGCCACCTACATGCTCGACGACTCGACAGGCTACATCAGGCTGAGCCGCTTTGCCGAAAAAAGCGCCGAAGAGATGGAAAAAGCGGTGAAATCGCTCCGCAAGGAGGGTATGCGCCGCCTCATTCTCGACCTGCAAGGCAACGGTGGCGGCTATCTCAACGTCGCCGTCGCCATCGCCGACATGTTCCTCGACAAAGACCAACTCATCGTCTACACCGAAGGACGCAACACCCGCCGGGCCCAAGAGAAAGCCTCGGGCAAACCCCTCCTTCCCGACGAACGGGTCGTGGTGATGGTCGATGAATTGTCGGCCTCGGCCAGCGAAATACTGGCCGGCGCGCTCCAAGACTGGGACCGCGCCGTGGTCGTAGGCCGTCGCACGTTTGGCAAGGGGTTGGTACAACGCCCCATCACCCTGCCCGACCAGTCGCTGCTGCGCCTCACCGTGGCCCGCTACCACACGCCCACCGGCCGCTGCATTCAACGCCCTTATGTCAAAGGCGAGAGCGAAGCATACGAACAGGATTTGAATGAGCGGTTCATACATGGCGAACTGATGAATGCCGACAGTATTCACTTCACCGACTCACTCACTTACAAGACTTTGCGCACCGGACGCACGGTCTATGGCGGCGGAGGCATCATGCCCGATGTATTCGTGGGCCTCGACACCACACGCTACACCGCCTACCATCGCCAACTCCTGCGCAGCGGCGTGCTGAACCGCAGCGTCTATACCTACCTCGACAGCCACCGCAAGGAGTTGAACGCCAAGTACCGGCGCGTGCAACGGTTTATCGACCAATATGTCATCGACGACGACCTGTTGAAATTGCTCGACGAACTGGCCGCCCGGTCGGGCATCACGCCCAAAGACGCCGCCGAGAGAGAGCAAGCCATGCCCCTCATCGCCACACATCTCAAAGCCTTGCTGGCCCGAGACCTCTACAACGACGCATCGGCGTTCTACAAGATTTACAACCCGACCGACCCGACCTATCTCAAAGCGGTTGAAATCATTAGGACCGAGGCATACCCCTCCTTGCTGGGCGAATAA